Part of the Triticum urartu cultivar G1812 chromosome 2, Tu2.1, whole genome shotgun sequence genome, AGACATCACTTTTAAGAAGAAATTATTGCTCGCACGCCGATGCTGGCTGGTTCAACCAGATGCCAGAACAAAGGCTATCACTTGGAACCAACACCTTCAACAAGGTAGCGAGCCTAGGGGGCAACTAGGGACTATGGGGCTCTCCTACCTACTAAAAAAATGGTTGTTACCAAGTTCATATTTGCCGAGTGTCAAAGCACGGGTTCACGACAAAAGTTGTGTAACCCAAGTACAGCTCTCGGCAATCAGTAGAACACGGCACACATCATACGTCACCGAGCGCCTGGCCAAAAGTACTCGGGAAACAAAGCAAACGCGGTTTATGGGATGCATGCCgagatcctcttccatggcaccCAGCAAATAGGTGCCACGTGCCACGGGAAAAGTTGACGGCTCTGTGACGATGGGCAACGTTTGCCGAGAGCCCGTGGTCGAGAACTCAACAAACTTTATACTATTTAAAACGACCCCTATGTGTTTCATCCAACCCTAGCCGCCGGCCGCTGGCACACAAATCCTATGGGCCGCCAACAATATATGAGTGTCAAGAAAAAATACTGCTAACCACGGTAAAAACACAATAGGTTTTGCTATTTTTCAGGTACCTGAATTTTGTTGATGTCTCAGTCACCTTCCTTCCTTCCTTATGGCACGCATGATCCCGCCGGAGAAGAAGAAACCAATGCTCGCGAAGAACCAGACGCACTATGTATCTTAGGGGAAAACCATAGCCTCATTATCTATTTAGTGGGGAGCAATGACCCCATTAAGGGTGGGGTGCAGGCGATCGCCGGAATTTTTCACTGATGCGGCAGGGCATAGAGGGATGGCCGGGCCGGTGCCCAACACGGCGGTGGGGAAGGTCAAGAGAGAAGAACAGTGCACAGCTGACAGCCATTGGATGCTGATTGTATGGCCGAGAATGAAAGTCACTGACGCTCGATCTATTTTCAGATACCTGACGTTTAGTCCCAAACAAAATTGGTATCGACCGATATTTTTGTCATATCTCTCTTCTCAAAGAAACACGAGTGCTTTCTCTCACTGAACGTAGAAAACAAAGCAAAAGCGGTTATTCCTGGAGCCAAAGACCAAAAAGCACTCTTGGCTGCCCTCGCCATTCATTTCTCAGTCTTTTATCAAGGTTCAACCCTCCGGTCAGCAAACGGTAAGGTTTTTCTACTCCGTGTCTCACCAGTAGTTTTTGACTAAACCACCACTCCTCGGAGAACAGTCTGCCCAAACTAAGTCCAGCTTATGTGACACATCAAGGAGAAATTCTACAAGGAAAAGAAATTCTAGAACAAAAAAAGCAGGGTATCAGTTAGCTAGAGTATCTACAGCTGGACGACTCAAACCGACATCAAACGCCCATGCGACAGTACCAATCTTTGACCGGTCAAAAAAAGAACAACCTGGGCACCTCAAACCGGCTTTAATACCCGGGTTGACTGGCACCCCACATACCAAGCCCAAATGTAGGGCGGATATGAGGCGGCCCGGCACGTCTGCCACGTCAGTCTAGCGCACCTCTCGCCCACTATGACCCCACAAAAACCTCATTTGGATCAAACCCTAACCTCACTTCACTCCGCTCCGGTCTCCATCTCTTCTTCCCCCTTCTCTAATCCGTTAACTTCCGATCTCCATCCAACATGTCCAGCACCGACAGCCGTTCCGACGGCTCTGGCGACGACGCCTTAGATGCATTCCTCCATGATGTGTCCGGCAACGACGACGAGCTGGGCCTCTGCATCGCGTTGTAGCGCTCGCGGGTGGACACGGGTGGCAGCTCTGGATCTGGTGCGACGCCGCTTGTCGCTCGCAGCTGCAGCACCGATGTCAGAGTTGGCCCTTCCCACCCTGTGCACAGCTCCGAGAAGGCAACTCAATTCGCGCGGCCCCTCCATCagcctcctccccctcctcccgcTGCTCTGAAAGGGCAGTGGTGTGTTTTAGTGCCCACTCTGCCACCATAGTGAACGCACACTCTAGATTCAGAGCCACGCGCCGCCAACCGCGAGAGGTAGAGGGCAAGGGAAAGGGCGGCCGCATAGTCCTCCCGCCACCGTTGCGGTGAAGCTCCGCCGTCTTCATCTGTATTTGAAGAATTTAGTAATCTAGTTTAAACTTGTCCATCATTTTATGTGGATTATATGAAGCGTGGAGATCTTTTGGTGATCAAAATGTGCATTTATATGTCCATGTGATAATCTATATACTTTAATTCACGTTGCATGTTTTAATATGGATATAGGGTACTCTTTcttaaactaatataagagtgtttagataaCTATTGTAGGGATCCAAACGCATTTATATTAGTTTATGAAGGAAGTATTAGATTTGATACATGGGTGTGAGACGAACAATTTAAGAATTGCATGTGTCCACGCACACGCCCACACGCGTCCACGGACGTATAGTCAGCTGGTTTTGCAATGCTCTTgctcttagagcatctccaacaggcgcgcTAAATAGGCGCCGTGCTATAAATATACCCATTTTAGCGCGCGCGCAATCCGGCAGATGGCTCCAGCGGGCGCGCAATAACCGCACGCGCGGTATAACCAGTTGGGCGCGCGGCAGAAAGCGGTACCTCGCGCGGTGTATTTGCGGCACCCGCTTTCGCGCGCGGCACACTCGACGCTCGCGATGCGCTCTTCTTCTCCCCCTCCAAAGCCCCACGCGCGCCGGCGCCGGCAACCCGCACCCATGGACGCACGCGCAGGCACCCCGCTCACCGCGTTCTATAGCCGcgacccctccccccccccccccccccccccccccccccccccccccccccccgcccccgccgtcgccgccgccacaAACCCTAACCCGGGTGGCGTTGGCCTCGCCTCCGCCGGAGCTCCTCCGACCAGCGGCCTCTTCATGCCGCCGCGGATGACCTCGGCGGCGGGTGGCATGATTTTGAACTTGGTTGGATGAACTTGTGGGCATGATTTTAAACTTGTGGGCATGAACTTCATCAACTTGTTTATGCGAAATTTTTATTGTGTTGGAAAATGTTTATCATTTTGTGTTGAAAATGTCAtatgcaatgcaccggcgagtcACGCGTGCTGCTGGAGCGGCACGCGCGCTGCTGGAGCGGCACGCGTGCTGCATTTTAGCGCGGCTGCTGCGCGTCGCGCCAAACCAGGTGATGCGCGCACGGCATATTTGTTTTTTGCGCGCGGCGCACCGGTGCCTGTTGGTGATGCGCGACGTCCACCTCTGTGCATCATCTATCGTGTAGATGCAGATGCCAGGAGGTATATATAAATATACCGCGACAGACTCTCCCCTCAGCAGCCCGCACCACAGGAACCAGCCGATATAATGGAGATCGAGCTCTGGCTGCTATGGCCGACGCTCGCGGTCGTCTCGCTCCTCTATTGTCTGGCCATCACGGCACGCACGGGGCGGATGCCACCGGGTCCCACGCCGCTCCCTCTCGTCGGCAACATGCTCAGCCTCGTCGGCAACCTCCACCACACCCTCGCGCGCCTCGCTCGCGCCTACGGCCCCGTCATGACGCTCAAGCTTGGCCTCACCACCGCCGTGATCGTGTCCTCGCGCGATGCGGCTTGGGAGGCATTCACGAAGCATGACCGGCGGCTGGCTGCGCACGCCATCCCAGACGCCGCACGCGCGCTCGGCCACTCCGACCGGTCCATGATATGGCTGCCCAGCTCCGACCCGCTCTGGAAGAGCTTGCGCGGCATCGTGGCCGCCAACGTCTTCTCCCCGCGCGCCCTCGCCGCGGCGCGCGCCGCCCGCGAGCGTAAGGTGCGCGACATGGTGCATCACTTCCGCGACCGCGCCGACACAGAGGTGGACGTCGGCCAGGCACTGTACGGCGGCGTGCTCAACGTCTTGTCGAACGCGCTCTGCTCTGTCGACGTGGTCGACATGGGCGCCGCCGAGTCAGCGCAGGGCGTGCGGGAGCTCGTCGAGGATCTCATCGCGGTGATTGCCAAGCCCAACATCTCCGACCTCGTCCCTTGCCTTCGGCGGCTCGACCTGCAAGGATGGCGTCGCTGGACAGCGATACGCATCGACAAAATTTTCCGCCTGTTGGATGACATAATCGACGGTCGTATGGCAGCCGCAGCCAACACCTCGACGGAGGAGAAGCATGGCGACTTCCTGGAGCTCTTCTCCACGGGCAAGATCGCCCGCGACACCCTGACAGCCATACTGTTCGACGTCTTCACGGCCGGAAGCGACACGATGTCGCTCACCGTCGAGTGGGCAATGGCGGAGCTGCTCAAGAACCCGGCCATCATGGCAAAGGTCCGCGCGGAGATAGACGATGCTCTCGGCGGCAAGGAGACCATCGGCGAGAACGAAGCGGCGGGCTTGCCGTACCTCCAGGCCGTGGTGAAGGAGGCCATGCGACTGCACCCGGTGGTGCCGATACTGCTGCCCCGCCGGGCCGTGGAGGACGGCGTGGAGATCGGCGGCTACGCCGTGCCCAAGGGCTCGACGGTCATCTTCAACGCGTGGGCGATGATGCGGGACCCGGCGGCGTGGGAGAGGCCCGACGAGTTCGTCCCGGAGAGGTTCCTGGGCAAGGCGGACCAGGTGGTGGACTTCCGGGGTAAGGCCTTCGAGTTCATCCCGTTTGGGTCCGGCCGGCGGCTGTGCCCCGGCGTGCCGATGGCGGAGCGCGTGGTGCCGTTCATCCTGGCCTCGCTGCTGCACGCGTTCGAGTGGCGGCTACCGGACGGCGTTTCCGCGGCGGAGTTGGACGTGAGCGAGAGATTTACCACTGCCAACGTGATGGCTGTCCCACTCAAGGCCGTGCCCGTCGTGGTGCACATCTCTGCACGTAACGGTTTTCTTCAGCAAGATTCGTCACGGGAGGACATGTCAACGTGACAAAGATTTCCATACTATGTTGTCCAATTTCGTCCTCCACAAAAAAAAATAGTCCAACTTCTCCAACTCTCCATGGCATGTTGAGGAGTATATTTGTTAAAATAATCAGAGGCATGCAACCAAGGAACCATAGCACATGACACcaagatttgttaacgaggttcatcGAGCTGGGCTACACCCCTGGGCCATGACGACGGACGTTTCTCTTCATTGATATCATTATAATACCGCATACCGGTTACCCGGAGGCCGGCACATGCCGGTGGCTCCTGATGTGCGCCTATGCTATTATGTTTGCGTAGGTGACATCATGTGTCTACACCCGTTATATAGGAGGCTTGGGATGCAAGTGTCCTACTCCAACACTAGTTCGTACCCTGAATATACGTCGTATGACTTCAAGTCCAACTGTAATCTATGTTGTATAAAATATTCGACACAATTTCAACAAACTCCACCTTCAAGAATGTTCTCCATCACCTTCTATTAGTCGATGCATCACACCTCcgtgtacattggacttgagttTATACCATGAGTATCTGATACTCTGAGACTCCACCTACAAATGTAGTTTCTTCTTGTTTTCGTCACGGTCAAGGCTTGAATGAATAAAGTTCTTCTTCACTATAGTTTACACGCTTCAAACTTTTGAAGTATCCGTTCAACATCATCACATATTGATCATTGAGTCACCATATTTGACAATACTATTGTATCATCACTCTGATTATCTCTTCCTTGATCTGTGTGAAAATGAATAACTTACATATTAGACACCACATATTAGAGTT contains:
- the LOC125540582 gene encoding cytochrome P450 76M5-like, translating into MEIELWLLWPTLAVVSLLYCLAITARTGRMPPGPTPLPLVGNMLSLVGNLHHTLARLARAYGPVMTLKLGLTTAVIVSSRDAAWEAFTKHDRRLAAHAIPDAARALGHSDRSMIWLPSSDPLWKSLRGIVAANVFSPRALAAARAARERKVRDMVHHFRDRADTEVDVGQALYGGVLNVLSNALCSVDVVDMGAAESAQGVRELVEDLIAVIAKPNISDLVPCLRRLDLQGWRRWTAIRIDKIFRLLDDIIDGRMAAAANTSTEEKHGDFLELFSTGKIARDTLTAILFDVFTAGSDTMSLTVEWAMAELLKNPAIMAKVRAEIDDALGGKETIGENEAAGLPYLQAVVKEAMRLHPVVPILLPRRAVEDGVEIGGYAVPKGSTVIFNAWAMMRDPAAWERPDEFVPERFLGKADQVVDFRGKAFEFIPFGSGRRLCPGVPMAERVVPFILASLLHAFEWRLPDGVSAAELDVSERFTTANVMAVPLKAVPVVVHISARNGFLQQDSSREDMST